One window of the Granulicella arctica genome contains the following:
- a CDS encoding DUF4231 domain-containing protein yields the protein MTHTRQMRPPGTELMDLGVDTWSAMKAEERLAFRNTLDASYYRYVDEFYQLANDCVERYDAATSRHALWRRRVIVGTGIVAIINLLAANYSLSQWSKNILPITAAMAALALTVFANLESFYNFSARAQAYRESRELFLDAARESQLVWEVYVQPFDDQARACANGAELYRRVIAVDRDLRSKFKELTKTKDGGKGAASHGN from the coding sequence ATGACACACACCCGGCAAATGCGGCCACCCGGTACTGAACTCATGGATCTTGGGGTCGACACCTGGTCGGCGATGAAAGCCGAGGAGCGGCTCGCGTTTCGAAACACTCTCGACGCAAGTTACTACCGATATGTTGATGAGTTCTATCAACTGGCAAATGACTGCGTAGAGCGGTACGACGCGGCAACCAGCCGTCACGCATTGTGGCGGCGGCGCGTCATTGTCGGGACAGGCATCGTGGCCATCATCAATCTTCTGGCAGCGAACTATAGCCTCTCTCAGTGGAGCAAGAATATCCTGCCGATCACGGCTGCAATGGCTGCGCTGGCACTTACGGTCTTCGCTAATCTCGAAAGCTTTTACAACTTCTCCGCCCGTGCACAGGCGTATCGAGAGTCCAGAGAACTGTTCCTCGATGCGGCGCGCGAATCGCAACTTGTCTGGGAGGTCTACGTCCAGCCGTTCGATGATCAGGCACGTGCTTGTGCCAACGGCGCTGAGTTATATCGCCGCGTCATTGCCGTAGATCGCGATCTGCGAAGCAAATTCAAAGAGTTGACCAAGACCAAAGACGGCGGCAAGGGCGCGGCCTCGCATGGAAACTAA
- a CDS encoding ParA family protein, giving the protein MTEMTIPSQQKTEIIAVCSGKGGTGKTLLASCLGYALIRSGHKVLMIDGDPATSGLSLFLLGPKGMRQASTFDNSNTFVGLLQDFQQSGTIHANPRTIHRSASDDHGISYDAIICTNTLYGEKGLQAEAAVPDLDQSSFRAGIRRLFEDLRNSGEFSYVIVDTRGGFAFESTDVCALADSFIVVTEPTISSFYQDRNLVQRINQAVAQISSPSVLRAVVINKATDVADRNKKSYLENLEFSFRNELTKEFGIDYSVTHAIPADLSALHSYKEQKIPYVGAPGSMFSYATLSAFSDIVQVVTSRWSKEQVARWNQLIDVVISAIDVENKKDETNKKEIADREKELVELRSGRLLVERQLTSLREELEAKDTVRALERDKSYRSEVMQLTQTKTRKSWLVATGAVIVAALVVVGAFYIQSVERRNQAIQVRQEAAKRDADLLDTQQKLNVLQYQLSSLASSKTKSENLPSTPIPVRSSNCLSVAGNDGAGRFGVILSNDTDLQAKGPGAPSAIFEAQIASQLGCSGVTLYKNYGDYMTVVPFVTQSNATDAVTRLQSWTNGRWKTAYVRPLDSWCSRPVSQGTSTIKTFVIPVISCSPSSAKE; this is encoded by the coding sequence ATGACGGAGATGACCATCCCCTCACAGCAGAAAACAGAGATCATTGCTGTTTGCAGCGGCAAAGGTGGCACCGGCAAAACGCTGCTCGCTTCGTGCCTTGGCTACGCTCTCATCCGGTCCGGTCACAAGGTACTCATGATCGATGGAGATCCTGCGACCTCGGGTTTATCGCTCTTTCTTTTGGGTCCGAAGGGCATGCGACAAGCCAGCACCTTCGACAACTCGAACACCTTCGTCGGATTGCTGCAGGACTTTCAGCAATCCGGCACAATCCATGCAAATCCGCGCACGATTCATCGCAGCGCTTCGGACGATCATGGCATCTCCTACGACGCCATCATCTGTACAAACACCCTCTATGGCGAAAAAGGCCTGCAGGCAGAGGCAGCCGTGCCCGACCTGGATCAATCCTCATTCAGGGCAGGCATTCGACGGCTCTTCGAAGATCTTCGGAACTCCGGTGAGTTCAGCTACGTCATTGTCGACACGCGCGGCGGCTTCGCCTTCGAAAGCACCGATGTCTGCGCCCTCGCCGACAGCTTCATCGTTGTGACTGAGCCGACAATCAGTTCCTTTTATCAGGATCGCAATCTTGTCCAGAGAATCAACCAGGCGGTAGCTCAGATATCGTCGCCATCGGTCTTGAGAGCCGTCGTGATCAACAAAGCCACCGACGTGGCAGACCGTAATAAGAAGTCCTACCTGGAGAATCTTGAATTCTCATTTCGCAATGAGTTGACTAAAGAATTCGGGATAGACTACTCCGTCACGCACGCTATACCAGCGGACCTCTCAGCGCTCCACTCCTACAAAGAGCAGAAAATTCCTTATGTCGGCGCTCCCGGTTCCATGTTTTCCTACGCCACTCTCTCCGCATTCTCGGATATTGTCCAGGTCGTCACGTCGCGATGGTCGAAGGAACAGGTCGCTCGTTGGAATCAGTTGATCGATGTCGTCATCTCGGCGATCGATGTAGAAAACAAGAAAGATGAAACAAACAAGAAGGAGATCGCGGATCGAGAAAAGGAGTTGGTCGAGTTACGTTCCGGAAGGCTTCTCGTAGAACGTCAACTCACCTCGCTTCGTGAGGAGTTAGAAGCGAAAGACACAGTCAGAGCGCTTGAACGGGATAAGAGCTACCGAAGTGAAGTCATGCAGTTGACCCAGACAAAAACTCGGAAGTCCTGGCTGGTGGCAACGGGTGCGGTCATCGTAGCAGCACTCGTCGTAGTCGGCGCGTTCTACATCCAGTCTGTCGAACGCCGGAACCAGGCAATCCAGGTGAGACAGGAAGCCGCAAAACGTGATGCAGATCTTCTAGACACGCAGCAAAAACTCAATGTTCTGCAATATCAACTGTCCTCACTCGCATCATCTAAGACCAAATCAGAGAACTTACCCTCTACTCCAATACCAGTCCGTTCTTCAAATTGTTTGTCCGTCGCAGGGAATGACGGAGCAGGAAGGTTCGGAGTCATCTTATCGAACGACACCGACTTGCAAGCCAAGGGTCCCGGAGCTCCCAGTGCCATCTTTGAAGCACAGATCGCCTCGCAGCTGGGTTGTAGCGGTGTGACCTTGTACAAAAATTATGGGGACTACATGACGGTGGTTCCCTTCGTCACGCAAAGCAACGCCACGGATGCCGTGACCAGGCTTCAGAGCTGGACCAATGGACGCTGGAAGACGGCGTATGTCCGTCCGCTGGACTCCTGGTGCTCGCGGCCAGTCTCCCAGGGCACCTCAACGATCAAGACGTTCGTCATTCCCGTCATCTCCTGTTCCCCCTCATCAGCCAAAGAGTAA
- a CDS encoding MarR family winged helix-turn-helix transcriptional regulator has product MPRKTFDLAVTDFAHSIGLLVRRARSAAASEQLSWTEVAVLRRLAREGPATTADLARIQGMRPQSMRPIIATLEQLGMIRRTPHATDGRQVNIELTPKGIAAQKSAGEAKQTWIAKGIAELDPTDREILFAAGEIIKRLAETP; this is encoded by the coding sequence ATGCCGCGCAAGACCTTCGACCTCGCCGTCACTGACTTCGCCCACTCCATCGGACTCCTCGTTCGCAGGGCCCGTAGCGCAGCAGCCTCCGAGCAACTCTCCTGGACCGAGGTAGCCGTCCTGAGACGCCTAGCCCGCGAGGGCCCGGCCACCACCGCCGATCTCGCCCGCATCCAGGGAATGCGCCCGCAATCCATGCGCCCCATCATCGCCACGCTGGAACAACTCGGCATGATCCGCCGCACCCCCCATGCCACCGACGGCCGCCAGGTCAACATCGAACTCACACCAAAGGGCATCGCTGCCCAAAAGAGCGCAGGCGAAGCGAAACAAACCTGGATTGCCAAAGGCATCGCTGAGCTCGATCCCACGGACCGCGAGATCCTCTTCGCGGCCGGAGAGATTATCAAGCGCCTGGCAGAAACGCCATGA
- a CDS encoding MFS transporter — translation MSNEPIANSFAHAWRALRHRNFQLFFFGQGISVIGNWMTRLATTWLVYHLTHSAWLLGIVSFSGQFVSFALGPFAGVWVERLDRRKLLVCTQALAAVQSLALAALTLAHIITLWEIIALTALQGIINAFDMPGRQSFLVQMVDDRNDLSNAIAINSSIQNGARLVGPAIAGLVIAGFGEGGCFLIDGLSYFAVIASLLLMRIKPLDAHRTKANMIQQMREGWDYVRTFRPIRTILILFALVSLMGYSWSVLLPVFAAQVLHGGASTLGWLMGASGVGALISGLSLTLRKSVVGLTRMVQIAVAILGAALMLFGLSHTLWLSIILMAFVGFGMLQGASASNTIIQSLVTEDKRARVMSYYTMAFFGAAPFGSLFAGALADRIGAPHTVMLTGACCIAGSLWYTFELPKIRAVMRPIYQQNGLLPIPT, via the coding sequence ATGAGCAACGAGCCGATCGCAAATTCCTTCGCTCACGCCTGGCGAGCCCTCCGCCATCGCAACTTCCAGCTCTTCTTCTTCGGCCAGGGCATCTCCGTCATCGGCAACTGGATGACGCGCCTCGCCACAACGTGGCTCGTCTACCACCTCACCCACTCCGCATGGCTGCTCGGCATCGTCAGCTTCTCCGGCCAATTCGTCTCCTTCGCGCTCGGTCCGTTCGCCGGCGTATGGGTGGAACGCCTCGACCGCCGCAAGCTGCTCGTCTGCACCCAGGCCCTCGCCGCCGTGCAGTCTCTCGCACTCGCCGCGCTCACCCTGGCTCACATCATCACACTATGGGAGATCATCGCCCTCACCGCCCTGCAGGGCATCATCAACGCCTTCGACATGCCCGGCCGTCAATCCTTCCTCGTCCAGATGGTCGACGATCGCAACGACCTCAGCAACGCCATCGCCATCAACTCCTCCATCCAGAATGGAGCGCGACTCGTCGGCCCCGCGATAGCCGGTCTCGTCATCGCGGGCTTTGGCGAAGGCGGCTGTTTTCTCATCGACGGTCTGAGCTACTTCGCCGTCATCGCCTCCCTGCTCCTCATGCGCATCAAGCCGCTCGACGCACACCGCACCAAGGCCAACATGATTCAGCAGATGCGCGAGGGCTGGGACTACGTCCGCACCTTCCGGCCCATCCGCACCATCCTGATCCTCTTCGCGCTCGTCAGCCTCATGGGCTACTCCTGGTCCGTGCTGCTACCCGTCTTCGCCGCACAGGTCCTGCATGGCGGCGCATCCACCCTCGGCTGGCTTATGGGAGCGTCAGGAGTCGGCGCACTCATCTCGGGGTTGTCACTCACCCTCCGTAAATCGGTAGTCGGCCTTACCCGTATGGTGCAGATAGCCGTCGCCATCCTCGGAGCAGCACTGATGCTCTTCGGCCTCTCCCACACCCTCTGGCTGTCCATCATCCTCATGGCATTTGTCGGCTTCGGTATGCTCCAGGGCGCATCCGCCAGCAACACCATCATCCAGTCACTCGTGACAGAAGATAAACGAGCCCGCGTGATGAGCTACTACACCATGGCCTTCTTCGGAGCAGCCCCCTTCGGCAGCCTCTTTGCCGGAGCACTGGCCGACCGCATCGGCGCTCCCCACACCGTCATGCTCACCGGAGCCTGCTGCATCGCCGGTTCCCTCTGGTACACCTTCGAACTGCCAAAGATCCGAGCCGTCATGCGCCCCATCTACCAGCAAAATGGCCTGCTTCCAATCCCAACATAG
- a CDS encoding cysteine hydrolase family protein, with amino-acid sequence MPVTQLDPIAALIIIDLQKGIVAIPTTPTTSEVVARSAELASAFRKRGLPVVLVNVTAAAPGRTDAGPRNFAFPPDWTDLVPELNQQPSDYLISKQRPGAFIGTTLHHYLQEQGVTQIFLTGVATSNGVEATARSAFDHGYNVVLVTDAMADRSPEAHQYCIEKVLPRLGETDTTENILNLML; translated from the coding sequence ATGCCCGTCACCCAACTCGACCCCATCGCCGCCCTCATCATCATCGACCTCCAAAAAGGAATCGTCGCCATCCCCACCACGCCCACCACAAGCGAGGTCGTAGCCCGATCAGCCGAACTGGCCAGCGCCTTCCGCAAGCGTGGCTTACCCGTAGTCCTCGTCAACGTAACCGCCGCTGCTCCCGGCCGCACCGACGCCGGTCCTCGCAACTTCGCCTTCCCACCCGACTGGACCGACCTCGTCCCCGAACTCAACCAGCAACCCTCCGACTACCTCATCAGCAAGCAGCGTCCCGGAGCCTTCATCGGCACCACCCTGCACCACTACCTGCAGGAGCAAGGCGTCACCCAGATCTTCCTCACCGGCGTGGCCACTAGCAACGGAGTCGAAGCCACCGCCCGCAGCGCTTTCGACCATGGCTACAACGTGGTCCTCGTCACCGACGCCATGGCCGACCGCAGCCCCGAAGCCCACCAATATTGCATCGAAAAAGTCCTACCCCGCCTGGGCGAAACCGACACCACCGAAAACATCCTTAATCTAATGCTCTAA
- a CDS encoding heavy metal translocating P-type ATPase codes for MSGLPRAVAMAGLDERVEIDPVCGMKVKAKTAAGSMEHAGKTYHFCGKGCLAKFAAEPARFDGSAAKVEEPIVAGARYTCPMHPEVMVDRQMPCPKCGMALDRVGPAEVRVEFVCPMHPEIVRQEAGDCPICGMALERRTAVAGDEPNAELEAMTQRFWIGLALTLPLLMVMVVGLVPSYSLASLMESTWVPWAELALATPVVLWAGWPFFVRGWASIVNRSLNMFTLIAIGSGAAYVYSVVGVVAPGVFPASFRGSDGTLGLYFEAASVIIVLVLLGQVLELRARERTGGAIKALLGLAPKTARRIGKDGVEADVALEQVQVGDRLRVRPGEKVPVDGVVLEGGSSVDESMVSGEAVPVQKAVGGKVVGGTINGTGGLVIEAERVGAETLLARIVAMVGDAQRTRAPIQRLADVVASWFVPAVLLAAVITFVVWMMYGPAPHFAHALVNAVAVLIIACPCALGLATPMAIMVGVGKGAGQGILIRNAEALERFEKVDTLVIDKTGTLTEGKPRVTSIVAAEGFTEEQVLGVAAGLERASEHPLAGAVLAAAASRGVEARAVVGFASVTGQGVRGEVDGQKVGVGNEALLEGMGAAVPAELGAQVEGMRGGGETVLFVAVAGRFAGMLGVADPVKASTAEAIRELQGAGLKLLMLTGDNKTTAAAVAGKLGIDFEAGVSPEGKAAVVARLQGEGRVVAMAGDGVNDAPALAKADVGIAMGTGTDVAMETGGITLVHGDLRGILKARRLSHATMRNIRQNLVLAFVYNALGVPLAAGVLYPWTGMLLSPMIAAAAMSLSSVSVIGNALRLRAVKL; via the coding sequence GTGAGTGGTTTACCGAGGGCGGTGGCGATGGCAGGTTTGGATGAGCGGGTGGAGATCGATCCGGTTTGCGGGATGAAGGTGAAGGCGAAGACGGCGGCGGGGTCGATGGAGCATGCCGGGAAGACGTATCACTTCTGTGGGAAGGGGTGCCTAGCGAAGTTTGCGGCGGAGCCTGCACGGTTTGATGGTTCTGCGGCGAAGGTGGAGGAGCCGATTGTGGCGGGGGCGCGGTATACGTGCCCAATGCATCCTGAGGTGATGGTGGATCGGCAGATGCCTTGCCCGAAGTGTGGGATGGCGCTGGATCGGGTGGGACCAGCGGAGGTGCGGGTTGAGTTCGTCTGCCCTATGCACCCTGAGATTGTGCGGCAGGAGGCGGGGGACTGCCCGATCTGCGGGATGGCGCTGGAGCGGCGGACGGCTGTGGCTGGCGATGAGCCGAACGCGGAGCTGGAGGCGATGACGCAGCGGTTCTGGATTGGGCTGGCGTTGACGCTGCCTCTACTGATGGTGATGGTGGTGGGGCTGGTGCCGAGCTACTCACTGGCGAGTTTGATGGAGAGTACGTGGGTGCCGTGGGCGGAGCTGGCACTGGCTACGCCGGTGGTGTTGTGGGCGGGATGGCCGTTCTTTGTGCGGGGATGGGCTTCGATCGTGAATCGCAGCCTGAATATGTTTACGCTGATCGCGATTGGGTCGGGCGCGGCGTACGTGTATAGCGTGGTGGGGGTGGTGGCTCCGGGGGTGTTTCCGGCTTCGTTCCGTGGAAGTGACGGGACGCTGGGGCTCTATTTTGAGGCGGCGTCGGTGATTATCGTGCTGGTGCTGCTGGGGCAGGTGCTGGAGCTACGGGCTCGGGAGCGGACGGGTGGGGCGATCAAGGCGCTGCTGGGGCTGGCTCCTAAGACGGCTCGGCGGATCGGCAAGGATGGGGTGGAGGCGGATGTTGCGCTGGAGCAGGTGCAGGTGGGGGATCGGCTGCGGGTGAGGCCGGGCGAGAAGGTTCCGGTGGATGGCGTGGTGCTGGAGGGCGGTAGCTCGGTCGATGAGTCGATGGTGTCGGGCGAGGCAGTGCCGGTCCAAAAGGCGGTGGGTGGGAAGGTTGTTGGCGGGACCATCAACGGGACTGGTGGGCTCGTGATCGAGGCGGAGCGGGTGGGGGCGGAGACGCTGCTGGCGCGGATTGTGGCGATGGTGGGGGATGCGCAGCGGACGCGGGCACCGATCCAGCGGCTGGCGGATGTGGTGGCTTCGTGGTTTGTGCCGGCGGTGCTGCTGGCGGCGGTGATTACGTTTGTGGTGTGGATGATGTATGGACCGGCACCGCACTTCGCGCATGCGCTGGTAAATGCGGTGGCGGTGCTGATTATTGCCTGCCCATGTGCGCTGGGGCTGGCTACGCCGATGGCGATTATGGTCGGGGTGGGCAAGGGTGCGGGGCAGGGAATCCTGATCCGGAATGCAGAGGCGCTGGAGCGGTTCGAGAAGGTGGATACGCTGGTGATCGACAAGACGGGGACGCTGACGGAGGGCAAGCCGCGAGTGACCTCGATTGTGGCGGCGGAGGGGTTTACGGAAGAGCAGGTGCTTGGGGTGGCGGCTGGACTTGAGCGGGCGAGTGAGCATCCGCTGGCTGGTGCGGTGCTGGCTGCGGCTGCGTCGCGTGGGGTAGAAGCGCGTGCGGTGGTGGGGTTCGCTTCGGTGACGGGGCAGGGTGTGCGCGGCGAGGTTGATGGGCAGAAGGTCGGGGTGGGGAATGAGGCTCTGCTGGAGGGGATGGGGGCTGCGGTTCCGGCTGAGCTTGGCGCGCAGGTTGAGGGGATGCGGGGTGGTGGGGAGACGGTTTTGTTCGTGGCTGTGGCGGGGCGGTTTGCGGGGATGCTGGGGGTGGCTGATCCTGTGAAAGCTTCGACGGCAGAGGCCATCCGGGAACTGCAGGGGGCTGGGCTGAAACTGCTGATGTTGACGGGGGACAATAAGACCACGGCGGCTGCGGTTGCGGGCAAGTTAGGGATCGATTTTGAGGCGGGGGTTTCGCCTGAGGGTAAGGCTGCGGTGGTGGCGCGGCTGCAGGGTGAGGGGCGCGTGGTGGCGATGGCGGGGGATGGTGTGAACGATGCTCCGGCGCTGGCGAAGGCGGATGTGGGGATTGCCATGGGGACAGGGACGGATGTGGCGATGGAGACGGGCGGGATCACGCTGGTGCATGGCGATCTTCGCGGGATCCTGAAGGCGCGAAGACTGAGCCATGCAACGATGCGGAATATCCGGCAGAACCTGGTGCTGGCGTTTGTGTATAACGCGCTTGGGGTGCCGCTGGCGGCAGGGGTTCTCTATCCGTGGACGGGGATGTTGCTTAGCCCGATGATTGCAGCGGCGGCTATGAGTTTGAGTTCGGTGTCGGTGATCGGGAATGCGCTGCGGCTGCGGGCTGTGAAGTTGTAA
- a CDS encoding tetratricopeptide repeat protein translates to MATETAEQFTTTRKLILHDALAFLTLTAITIALFAVTLLLFHSFEAHRAELAIRWAGRGLAAFQANQPVQAITAYRTALTYDPDQRSYELMLAQSLARAGRIEESYTYFVGLWESRPGDGFINLQLARLAAIRRSGKLSGDPQAAINYYRASIYGTWEGDAIERRRAGRLELARYLIAQHDPAAARAELLVAGGNAPDDSQLDLTLGKLLDQANAPQEALTYYKKALVKQPKNLEALTAAAQLTFAAGDYTTARRFFERLVHEAPENAQAATLLAQSQLLIQLATPESLAPAERVRRILAELPIAKKRLTDCLAAEPSTELQPLVTRWTTAEPTLNRKAFVSDPNTQIAAIQLIDDTELTTDQHCAAPTGTDALLLLLAKSAHPVTSND, encoded by the coding sequence ATGGCGACCGAGACCGCAGAGCAATTCACCACCACGCGCAAGCTCATCCTCCACGACGCCCTCGCCTTTCTCACCCTCACCGCCATCACCATAGCCCTCTTCGCCGTCACCCTGCTCCTCTTTCACTCCTTCGAAGCGCACCGCGCCGAACTCGCCATCCGCTGGGCCGGACGAGGCCTAGCCGCCTTTCAGGCCAATCAGCCCGTACAGGCGATTACCGCCTACCGCACCGCGCTCACCTACGACCCCGACCAGCGCAGCTACGAACTCATGCTCGCCCAGTCCCTCGCCCGCGCCGGCCGCATCGAGGAGTCCTACACCTACTTCGTCGGCCTCTGGGAGAGCCGCCCCGGCGACGGCTTCATCAACCTCCAGCTCGCCCGCCTCGCCGCCATTCGACGCTCCGGCAAGCTCTCCGGCGATCCCCAGGCCGCCATCAACTACTACCGCGCCTCCATCTACGGCACATGGGAGGGCGACGCCATCGAGCGACGCCGCGCCGGTCGGCTCGAACTTGCCCGCTACCTCATCGCCCAGCACGACCCCGCCGCCGCCCGCGCCGAACTCCTCGTAGCCGGAGGCAACGCCCCCGACGATTCCCAGCTCGACCTCACCCTCGGCAAGCTTCTCGACCAGGCAAACGCCCCCCAGGAAGCGCTCACTTACTACAAGAAAGCTCTCGTGAAGCAGCCGAAGAACCTCGAAGCACTAACCGCCGCCGCACAGCTCACCTTCGCCGCAGGCGACTACACCACCGCCAGAAGGTTTTTCGAACGTCTCGTCCACGAAGCCCCCGAGAACGCCCAGGCCGCGACCCTCCTCGCCCAATCTCAACTCCTCATCCAACTCGCCACACCTGAATCCCTCGCACCGGCAGAGCGCGTCCGTCGGATTCTCGCCGAGCTCCCTATCGCGAAAAAGCGCCTTACCGACTGTCTCGCCGCCGAACCATCGACCGAGCTGCAACCACTCGTCACCCGCTGGACCACCGCCGAACCCACCCTCAACCGCAAAGCCTTCGTGTCAGATCCAAACACCCAGATCGCCGCCATCCAGCTCATCGATGACACCGAGCTCACTACAGACCAGCACTGCGCCGCTCCCACAGGCACCGACGCACTTTTGCTGCTTCTCGCAAAATCCGCCCATCCTGTGACCAGCAACGACTAG
- a CDS encoding chloride channel protein: MPTTPEPILDPSPTQSPAGREDRIFLVLSIFIGVISGLLVVAFRMAIDWLTVLLRGSSPQPHQLRLIIVPTLAGIVIALLVRYVFPEARGSGINQTKAALYIRNGYISSRTVVGKFLLCALALGAGYSSGPEDPSLQIGAGVASLVSRRFGLSRARLRVFAPIGAAAGLAAAFNAPISAILFVIEEVIGNWSAAVLGSIVLSAISGVVVARAFWGAAPMFRIPAVTLVDSRELLAYAVLGVVGGIASLVFTKALGWLRPLARRQSAAWQLAQPAIAGFLVGCIAYLGLPQIMGAGYDVMDQAMHAQFAWKMLLLLAAFKIIATTISFSSGTPGGMFAPTLFIGAMLGASVGTFEKLFFPHLTGSVGSYALVGMGVLFAAFMRAPLTSVFMVLEVSGNYSIVLPVIIANTIAYLISRSLQPAPILEIFTHQDGLDLPSMEEQREEANLHLEDALHPITVPVLQGSETIAETIRSLAQYSESTDEIAILIHCTDQLWYAATRHELEALMTEDEASLEAKLGPERTPVLFPDLPLSSALPHFQRWPLLPITNRAMRGSLEGAVSLEDVLKRYQQHEPSH; the protein is encoded by the coding sequence ATGCCAACAACACCTGAACCCATCCTCGATCCATCGCCAACACAATCGCCAGCAGGTCGCGAAGACCGCATCTTCCTCGTGCTGTCCATCTTCATCGGCGTCATCTCCGGTCTGCTCGTCGTCGCCTTCCGCATGGCCATCGACTGGCTCACAGTCCTGCTTCGCGGCTCCTCACCGCAGCCTCATCAACTCCGCCTCATCATCGTCCCGACGCTCGCCGGCATCGTCATCGCCCTGCTCGTCCGCTATGTCTTCCCGGAAGCTCGCGGAAGCGGTATCAACCAGACCAAAGCCGCGCTCTACATCCGAAACGGCTACATCTCTAGCCGAACTGTAGTCGGCAAGTTCCTGCTCTGCGCCCTCGCTCTCGGCGCTGGCTATTCATCCGGTCCAGAAGATCCATCGCTCCAGATCGGCGCAGGAGTCGCCTCGCTCGTCAGCCGCCGCTTCGGCCTCTCGCGCGCTCGCCTCCGCGTCTTCGCCCCGATCGGCGCAGCAGCAGGCCTCGCCGCAGCCTTCAACGCCCCGATCTCTGCCATCCTCTTCGTCATCGAGGAGGTCATCGGCAACTGGAGCGCTGCTGTCCTCGGTTCCATCGTCCTCTCCGCCATCTCCGGAGTCGTCGTCGCCCGCGCCTTCTGGGGAGCAGCGCCGATGTTCCGCATTCCCGCCGTAACCCTCGTCGACTCCCGCGAACTCCTTGCATATGCAGTCCTCGGCGTCGTCGGCGGAATCGCCTCACTCGTCTTCACCAAGGCTCTCGGCTGGCTCAGACCACTCGCTCGCCGCCAATCCGCAGCCTGGCAGCTCGCGCAGCCCGCCATCGCAGGCTTCCTCGTCGGCTGCATCGCCTATCTGGGACTTCCGCAGATCATGGGAGCTGGATACGATGTTATGGATCAGGCCATGCACGCGCAGTTTGCCTGGAAGATGCTGCTGCTCCTCGCTGCCTTCAAGATCATCGCCACAACCATCTCCTTCTCGAGCGGAACGCCCGGCGGAATGTTTGCCCCCACGCTCTTCATCGGAGCCATGCTCGGCGCGTCAGTCGGCACCTTTGAGAAGCTCTTCTTCCCCCATCTCACCGGCTCAGTCGGCTCCTACGCTCTCGTCGGCATGGGCGTTCTCTTCGCCGCCTTCATGCGCGCTCCGCTCACCTCCGTCTTCATGGTCCTTGAGGTCAGCGGCAACTACTCTATCGTGCTTCCCGTCATCATCGCCAACACGATCGCCTACCTCATCTCACGCTCGCTCCAGCCAGCGCCGATCCTCGAGATCTTCACCCATCAGGACGGACTCGACCTGCCGTCCATGGAAGAGCAGCGCGAAGAGGCAAACCTCCACCTCGAAGATGCTCTCCACCCGATCACCGTTCCAGTCCTCCAGGGCTCAGAGACCATCGCCGAGACCATCCGCTCGCTCGCCCAGTACAGCGAAAGCACCGACGAAATCGCCATCCTGATCCACTGCACCGATCAGCTTTGGTACGCGGCAACTCGTCACGAACTCGAAGCCCTCATGACCGAAGACGAAGCGAGCCTCGAAGCCAAACTGGGTCCCGAACGAACGCCAGTCCTCTTCCCCGACCTACCCCTCTCAAGCGCCTTGCCTCACTTCCAGCGCTGGCCGCTTCTCCCAATCACCAACCGAGCCATGCGAGGCTCCCTCGAAGGCGCTGTCTCTCTCGAAGACGTACTGAAGCGTTACCAGCAACACGAACCCTCGCACTGA